GGGTTTCATTGCTACCGTTTATTGCTTTCTCATTCCTCTTTGACTTAATTAATACATCTGCCCTCATCTGGCTTAAAATACCGCCCTTCTAGTAGCCATTTTTAAAGTCTATCTTCTTTTCCCAGAACAATGCAAGTGAAAAAATATCTACTAATAGGGATCTCACTATTCATACTATCGTTAGTTTCTCTAAACACATTTGCAGTAACTGCGAATCAATTAGGGGCTAGCACAATACTCTGTACTTACAATGGTGTAAATTGGGCTGGTGTTGCTTACTCTGACGAATGGAGTGCCGACTTTGGCTTCCTTAGAGTTTGGGGAGTGGTACCATGGGCTACCGATAGTATATATGTTGGGAATCTATCACTAGCTTATGCCGGTTTCACAAATCCTAACGTAATTGGTATATGGGTTGGACTAAGCCCTGCAAAAATAGGGACCGGTCTTTCCGCCACAACCTCAGAAGTAAAAACTACATTCGTCCAAGCTGGGTATGATTTATTTATTTATTCAAACGGATTATTGAAAGTACAGTATTTTGTTGAAGTTTTCAATAACAAACTGTGTCATTCTGTTGAAGCTATTGTACCTTTTGGCCCATTCACTTATCTAGATGTGTTCTTAGAGAATTTCTTCAATGGCACAGCGTTAGCTCAGTTCTACGCATTTTATGAAAACGGAAGCTATTGGACTAAATCTGTGTATGTATCTATACCATTTACGGATACAGCTTCGGCTATGAGTATAGTTGAAGCACCTCTCTCGCCGTGCGGTTACTTAAGTGAGTTGCCATACATACGTGGCGGTATGATACACTTTATGTTTGACTATGTTGGTCCAAATGGTAGCCAATATGTTGGTCCCGGTAATATAGCATCTGGTACTACAATGTATGCTGTTGTCTTCAATCTTGATGAAGCATCGCCCTGCAACACAGCTGAAGCTGAGATTGTAAATGGATGGCCTAATAGTGCTGGCGGATGGGATTACTTATATAAATTCATCTATCCTTATTCAGGAATAACTACGACAGCTCTATAAGGGAAAGATTTTTTTATTTTTCTTCTTTTCTTGTCGTATGGAGTTTGTAAACGCCACCCCAACAAACACTTCTTTTATTAGCTATGGGCAGCCTTGTATTTGCTCATCACCGCCCCCACCGTGGTATGTGCAGATAATCCCGGAACTAATTATAATCGCCGGATTTGCGAGTTTAGCTCTGACTATTTACTTTTCGCCGGAATTGAAGAATACATTGAAGAGTGCAGTTAGGTTGTTAAAGAAGTAAGCCCTTTTTAAAGTCACATCACTTTTTTCCTCTTAGTATGAAGTTAGCTCTAATCTTGTTGTTAGCAATTCCTATGTTAGCTGTAATTAGTTTAGCTTCTAATAGCATTAATATAGTGTCTACACCCCCGATAAACCCACCCGCATATTCATATTTTTATCTTGAATTTCAATTTTCGCCAGTAAATGGAACCCCTCAGCCGTATGCGATTTTTGTGGGTAACTCAGTTAATAACCTAACAGAAGTCGCTGAAGGATATACAAATCCAAATGGTACGGGATACGCTAGAGTTCCCGTTATTAATAGCGAGATAGAATATATAGACGTCGTTTGGGTAAATGTTAATTATACTATAATCCAGATATTCCCCCAAGTCGTGAATACGACAACGACTACGTCGATAACATTAAACAATAGCCAAGGATTTAGTTTCAGTTTGCCCGGGTGGGTTAATTGGATTGTAGGAGCAGTAATTATGTTGATTCTGATGGGGGTAGGTTACAAACTTATGGGAGCAGGGGGGTTAGCAGTCTTCGGCGTAGTAGGAGTTTTCTTAAGCGCATTTTTCGGATTGATCCCATTTTACATAATCTATATCTTCGTTTTCATTGTAGCAGTATTAGGGGCAAAAATTCTCACGAGACAACTGGGAGGAGGTGGTGAAGAATGAGACGTTATGCTTCTGCTATATTATTCATATTATTTATTGTAGGTATAATAGCAGAGCTAAGTACGCCTGTATTTGCTTCTTCTTTACCCCCTCTTTATGTAGAGGACGCAGTAAATGCTGAAATTCATACTCTTTGGAGTAAGAGCCCTACAGGCGTTTACGCTTTCCATGAAGCCCCATCGGTTAATGAGAGCTTTTGGATTGATGATAACGCTAAGTTCTTAGAGTCAATAGCCCCATGGTGGCAATCATATAGTAATCCATATGTAAATGATATACTGAATTTCATCAGTAAAGGTGACGTCAACGGACTATTTATAAAGAGATTTGAATATCCACTTAATCCAGTTCAACCGATAACAATTGGTAGTTTAAGCGGATATACTAATGGATTTTACGATATCGTAGGCAATCCTATCGATAATACATTTAGTATAAGAAGCTACTACAATCCTTCATTAGCGATAGTGTATCCTTATGGGAACGTCATTCAGTATCCGAATGGTATTTTAGTAGACATGGAACAAGGAATGGAAAATCCAATAGTAGATGGAGGTTTTGGAGGTCTCAAAGGGCAAAACCCCCCATGGGAATCTGTTTCACCATTCACACTTACTAACGATTCGGTTGTAAGCATTGTTAATAGCGCAAAAACTTACCTGAACCTAACAGGACCGGATTTCTACGGCTCGCCGTCGGAGCAACTGCAATATAATTTCCCTATAATAAATGTCCTTCCACATGGCCTAGCATACTATAATAAAGATGGAATATTAGGACAGTATAATTATCTAGGGGATTTTATTCCGTTCAATTTAACTTTAATTTTGCAATCATCTTCCATCAATAGAGTATATGTGCTATTTGTGTGGGAAAATGCCTCTGGAACGTTCGTACAGACAGATATGCCCGTTTACTTCCCCACGAATGGTCAATGGAATATGGTTACCGTAACTGTTCCATCATCTGTATGGCCTAAGTATTGGAATTTAGGCGATCTATCTTCTGTTCCCTTGTTAATTGGAATAGGTCTAGTAGTTCCGGGCGCTGAAGCTAACCAAACAGGAAACACTGGCGTATACGTAGCAGATATCGCAACGAATTATCCAACCGTCTACGGTCCTTCATTCAATGTTGAAAATGAAGGGAGTTACGTCATTTTTAATGAATCATGGAAAAGCGACTATCTACAGGCGACATTCTGGATTGCGTATATTTTAGACCAGAGCGATGCGATAGAAGTTTTAGCTTCAGCACCGGTTAACGGCTCATGGATTTATCTAGGGTATAACGGATTGGCGACAATCGGAACCGGATATACGATATTAGAAACACCTAATGGCATTCTGAAGAATTATCAAAATCAAGATAATATTAGCTGGACCTATCTTGGGAATAACTTTGGGAAATGGTTCTTGCTCTCAACAAAATATGCCCCGAACTGGATTGGCGCTTTTCAATTGCTATTTATGTTTCCAATGGCATCTTCATCAAATCCATATGTTGACACTTTAAGTTATGCTGCATATATGGGCGACCCCACCGAAGTGAGGAATACTTTATATTTTGGTAACTATACAACGTTGCCGGGCTATTTCCAATGGGTCCAAGTGGCATTTCAAAATACAGGAAATACGAGTGGGATTTTCGGATTTTTCCTAATGCCATCTGTAGACTATCTAGTTTCGCCAAATACAATAGTAAATAAATTATTCCCGTCGAATTTCATATCATACTCCCCATCATCAGCCCCTTCATATTGGTGGGACGCCGTATGGGGCGAGAATTATTACGAAGGCGAAATAATTTACGCTCTCGCATTGTTAGGCAAATACGGAAATACTGAAGCCTTAAGCATGGCGGAACAAGCATGGACAGCATACTATAACCAATTAACCCAATTTAACGGACAAACCTACACTTCATCTTTGGCTAGATTCATCATGGCAACGATATTACTGTATAATATAACGGGCAATAGTCAGTATTCTAACGCATACACTACATTAGGTAATTGGCTTTTACAGTTCCAAAACGATAGCAAATATGCCTATGTATATATACCGATGTGGTACCATAAGGACCCTGCAATCACCACTGTTAATGGTTACGACTCTTACGGATACATCATAAATGAAACATCTGGGATGGACGTAGGTACGGTAATATCAGGTAGTTCGATAGGGCTGAATTTCTTCGAAGATATCCCCTTGAACACAAGTTACGGAATCAGCCTTATTACTAATGGGACTGGAAAATTGCCATTCACCTATACTAATAGCCTTAACGTCAGTGGAGTATTTACGACTTACATATGGATGAACGGGGGAGGGACGGCAACCACAGCTAACATTTCTATTACTGTACAAATAGCATATGATGGAAATATACTGCAAACGATAGGCACTGCGACAGTATATAATGTACAGATTCAACCAGGTGGGAGTAGTGGTTCACCACCATATTATCCTATTAAGATCACAGTACCAGTTTTAACGACAGTTAACGCCCCGCCAAGTTCTACGATTGTTGTAGGTTGGCATATCACAGCACCACAAACAGTTTACGTTCTCGTAGATAGTACAAACGGACCATCTAACGTAACCATACCCTTGAGTTGGTTAAACCCATTTTACGGACTGTTTACAATTCCAGAAATCACTAATCCAAATCCGGGAGTACATGTATATCCGCAGCCATATTTCCTTGATGTCAGCGCAATGGCGGGACAGGCGCTTGTTGCATTATATCACGCTACAAATAATCTAACTTACTTACAGCGCGCTGAACTGATAGAGCAAGCGATTCACTACGGCGAAGTACCAACTCCGACTTATGGTATATTAGGTGTTTCAAATCCTCCCGTAACCTATAGGCTGTGGGTCTATGCCAACTACAGTGCAGTAGATACTGATTACTATACCTATAAGGCTGAATTGGTCAGCGAGTTTGCCGACGCAATAGGCAATAACACATTAGCAAGTCTAGCCATTAGCAGGGTATGGCAGAGAAGCGCATATGACTATCCTAGCAGCTATATCTACTATGTAGCCCGCTATGGCAGTGGCCTACAGATGAATAGCGAAACTCAGCCATGGGGCGATGTTGCAACTGAAATGTACATCAATACATGGGGAGCCCCGAACCTGGACCTATTTTGGGCTTCATTACCGCAAGAAGATTATATAATGAATCAGACATGGAACGGCACAGCGTTAAAGATATTCCTTTATGCTTACGGTAATGATCAAGTCCAGTTACTATTTCTAACGACTACAGTAAACTTTAACGTCATCGTGGATGGCAACTATACGAACTACGGAGCTAATCATCAAATATTGCAAATTATATTTACTCCGCATGCAGGTACAAACGAAATAATTATAGTGCCAAACCCAACAAATCAAACATCAATAAACACAGGGATAAACACATCTACAAGCTCAACGACTTGTTCAAGTTCGATACTAAGTGGTTTAAATATTCCGAAACAATTTCAACAAATACTAGGATTT
This genomic window from Acidianus manzaensis contains:
- a CDS encoding end-filament protein, with protein sequence MRRYASAILFILFIVGIIAELSTPVFASSLPPLYVEDAVNAEIHTLWSKSPTGVYAFHEAPSVNESFWIDDNAKFLESIAPWWQSYSNPYVNDILNFISKGDVNGLFIKRFEYPLNPVQPITIGSLSGYTNGFYDIVGNPIDNTFSIRSYYNPSLAIVYPYGNVIQYPNGILVDMEQGMENPIVDGGFGGLKGQNPPWESVSPFTLTNDSVVSIVNSAKTYLNLTGPDFYGSPSEQLQYNFPIINVLPHGLAYYNKDGILGQYNYLGDFIPFNLTLILQSSSINRVYVLFVWENASGTFVQTDMPVYFPTNGQWNMVTVTVPSSVWPKYWNLGDLSSVPLLIGIGLVVPGAEANQTGNTGVYVADIATNYPTVYGPSFNVENEGSYVIFNESWKSDYLQATFWIAYILDQSDAIEVLASAPVNGSWIYLGYNGLATIGTGYTILETPNGILKNYQNQDNISWTYLGNNFGKWFLLSTKYAPNWIGAFQLLFMFPMASSSNPYVDTLSYAAYMGDPTEVRNTLYFGNYTTLPGYFQWVQVAFQNTGNTSGIFGFFLMPSVDYLVSPNTIVNKLFPSNFISYSPSSAPSYWWDAVWGENYYEGEIIYALALLGKYGNTEALSMAEQAWTAYYNQLTQFNGQTYTSSLARFIMATILLYNITGNSQYSNAYTTLGNWLLQFQNDSKYAYVYIPMWYHKDPAITTVNGYDSYGYIINETSGMDVGTVISGSSIGLNFFEDIPLNTSYGISLITNGTGKLPFTYTNSLNVSGVFTTYIWMNGGGTATTANISITVQIAYDGNILQTIGTATVYNVQIQPGGSSGSPPYYPIKITVPVLTTVNAPPSSTIVVGWHITAPQTVYVLVDSTNGPSNVTIPLSWLNPFYGLFTIPEITNPNPGVHVYPQPYFLDVSAMAGQALVALYHATNNLTYLQRAELIEQAIHYGEVPTPTYGILGVSNPPVTYRLWVYANYSAVDTDYYTYKAELVSEFADAIGNNTLASLAISRVWQRSAYDYPSSYIYYVARYGSGLQMNSETQPWGDVATEMYINTWGAPNLDLFWASLPQEDYIMNQTWNGTALKIFLYAYGNDQVQLLFLTTTVNFNVIVDGNYTNYGANHQILQIIFTPHAGTNEIIIVPNPTNQTSINTGINTSTSSTTCSSSILSGLNIPKQFQQILGFIIYFITVGLMYLFSRNKIITLLSSLTAVVVIYALALWPMYTIFLVGAVSLFMLFYSIRGEQDGS